From Wolbachia endosymbiont (group A) of Longitarsus flavicornis, the proteins below share one genomic window:
- the cutA gene encoding divalent-cation tolerance protein CutA, which yields MNNLVLVYTTFSNFEEAKTVSEELLNEKLIVCVNIFPEVNSLYLWEGKISNSCEVVAIMKSKNDQVDKIVEKIEAMHSYDQPAIAVMPIEKANKSFTNWANSVIDVNSIGV from the coding sequence ATGAATAATTTAGTTTTGGTTTATACAACTTTTTCAAATTTTGAAGAAGCTAAAACTGTTTCTGAAGAATTGTTAAACGAGAAATTAATTGTATGTGTAAATATATTTCCCGAAGTGAATTCTCTGTATTTATGGGAAGGTAAAATTAGTAATAGTTGTGAAGTAGTAGCAATTATGAAAAGCAAAAATGATCAAGTTGATAAAATTGTAGAAAAAATTGAAGCAATGCATTCTTATGATCAGCCAGCTATTGCTGTGATGCCCATAGAAAAAGCAAATAAATCTTTTACTAATTGGGCTAATAGTGTTATTGATGTAAATAGTATTGGGGTGTAG